The following coding sequences lie in one Arachis stenosperma cultivar V10309 chromosome 5, arast.V10309.gnm1.PFL2, whole genome shotgun sequence genomic window:
- the LOC130982352 gene encoding ubiquitin carboxyl-terminal hydrolase 3-like: MASVQQSTSSASSKRWLPLEANPDVMNQFLWGLGLPQDEAECCDVYGLDDQLLEMVPKPVLAVLFLYPITTQTEEERLQQEHEKREYSSKVYFMKQTVGNACGTVGLLHALGNPTSEIKLVDGSFLDKFFKSTASMDPMQRAKFLENDGEMEVAHSVAANAGDTEAADNAYAHFICFACVDGQLYELDGRKSEPISHGPSSPSTLLKDAAKVIKSMIQKNPDSINFNVIAVSKKSKDGF; encoded by the exons atggcGTCGGTACAACAAAGCACCTCTTCTGCTTCCTCTAAAAGGTGGCTTCCTCTCGAAGCTAATCCTGATGTCATGAACCAG TTCCTATGGGGGCTTGGGCTTCCACAGGATGAAGCAGAATGCTGTGATGTTTATGGCTTAGATGATCAGCTTCTCGAAATGGTTCCTAAGCCTGTTCTTGCTGTTCTTTTCCTTTATCCTATAACCACTCAg ACTGAAGAAGAGAGGTTGCAACAGGAACATGAAAAAAGG gaaTATAGCAGTAAAGTGTATTTTATGAAGCAAACTGTGGGTAATGCTTGTGGTACAGTAGGATTGCTTCATGCTCTTGGCAACCCCACGTCTGAGATTAAGCTTG TTGATGGGTCATTCTTGGATAAGTTCTTTAAATCTACTGCAAGCATGGATCCAATGCAG CGTGCAAAATTCCTTGAGAATGATGGAGAAATGGAAGTTGCTCATTCAGTGGCAGCAAATGCTGGCGATACAGAG GCAGCAGATAATGCATATGCTCATTTTATCTGCTTTGCTTGTGTGGATG GTCAACTTTATGAGCTTGATGGAAGAAAGTCAGAGCCAATATCTCATGGTCCATCTTCTCCAAGTACTTTGTTGAAG GATGCAGCTAAAGTGATTAAGAGCATGATCCAGAAAAATCCAGACTCCATCAACTTCAATGTCATTGCTGTCTCAAAGAAATCCAAGGATGGATTCTAA
- the LOC130979626 gene encoding probable enoyl-CoA hydratase 2, mitochondrial: MMHALRSLSRSVGRDSISNVIAYQYKASLSFVTVSNQPHHIATHHHYQYQTQRTLILEPSASEFVKLQKLQHSDSGIVEVTLDRPKNKNAIDTKLMRGLKHALELINQDSSTNVAIITSSVPGVYCAGADLKERKTFTAFEVREYSKALRATFSFLERLPIPTIAAVEGAALGGGLELALACDFRICGEDAVLGLPETGHAIIPGAGATRRLPRLISKAIAKDLILTGRRVYGREAEALGLANYCVPAGEAYTKALEVARNINEKGPIAVRAGKRAIEEGLLIIDPAEAADLEEACYEMTLNTKDRLEGLAAFVEKRKPNYKGE, translated from the exons atgatgcATGCGTTGAGATCACTGAGCAGGAGTGTGGGTAGAGACTCCATTTCCAATGTGATAGCTTATCAGTATAAAGCTTCTTTGAGCTTCGTTACAGTTTCCAATCAACCTCACCACATCGCCACACATCATCACTATCAGTATCAGACCCAACGGACCCTCATTTTGGAGCCTTCCGCTTCTGAGTTCGTCAAGCTTCAAAAACTCCAACACTCAGATTCTG GGATTGTTGAGGTAACTTTGGATAGGCCTAAAAATAAGAATGCCATAGACACCAAATTAATGAGAGGGTTAAAGCATGCATTAGAGTTGATTAATCAAGATTCTTCCACTAATGTTGCCATCATCACCAGTTCAGTTCCTGGTGTCTATTGTGCTGGTGCCGATTTGAAG GAACGCAAGACGTTTACTGCATTTGAGGTTCGGGAATATTCCAAAGCTCTTCGCGCAACTTTCTCATTTCTAGAG AGGCTTCCCATACCAACTATTGCTGCTGTTGAAGGGGCAGCATTGGGTGGTGGGCTTGAACTGGCCCTGGCATGCGACTTTCGAATATGCG GAGAAGATGCTGTCTTGGGTTTGCCAGAGACAGGACATGCTATAATCCCGGG GGCTGGTGCAACAAGAAGACTACCTCGATTGATCAGTAAGGCAATAGCAAAGGATCTTATATTGACCGGTCGAAGGGTTTACGGCAGAGAAGCTGAGGCTCTAG GGCTTGCCAACTACTGTGTTCCTGCTGGTGAAGCTTACACAAAGGCACTTGAGGTTGCCAGGAACATCAATGAGAAGGGTCCGATTGCCGTAAGGGCTGGTAAAAGAGCAATTGAGGAGGGACTTCTGATAATAGATCCGGCAGAAGCTGCAGATTTGGAAGAAGCATGCTATGAGATGACTTTGAATACCAAAGATAGGTTGGAAGGCTTGGCTGCATTTGTTGAGAAGAGAAAGCCAAACTACAAAGGTGAATGA
- the LOC130983230 gene encoding uncharacterized protein LOC130983230, translated as MDSILSPENLDSQISNSFPSPSFPSEPPDVGNWFSSYKYQSPDPDTNFGFEESEFRGSNIQKNEEENANFEIDKIQDEVVEDDKHNEKVCLTRSLDSFSSDSPFSEPLDIGNWFSSYAYESYVPDTYSMTKDVVSEASECEKERLDLEVINEDEDRSQNDHPKACFPHHSPSDENKRIEEASRRGDNGSAVEKSLATTCTSHLENVLQPCIQDKTLKHHSNPKEYGETIRMNHGSVNCSREAQIVPLDVKKTSGYRIQEMIQNNDIREGKSEAKIQHGTVDVSISLCKRSSGTSSTCTRNKENDGFISTGKDKCAKPNGENSWKKPEIVSLQCSTKTGTVPLACEKQAVKKRKALTDVTNVQQSNVIEITGKWKCPQKGKPYVGPALKQLRLEKWVHRVL; from the exons ATGGATTCAATTCTAAGCCCTGAAAACCTAGATTCCCAG ATTTCCAATTCGTTTCCGTCACCTTCATTCCCTTCTG AGCCTCCTGATGTTGGTAACTGGTTCTCAAGCTACAAGTATCAGTCTCCCGATCCGGATACAAATTTTGGGTTTGAAGAATCTGAGTTTAGAGGATCCAATATccagaaaaatgaagaagaaaatgcGAATTTCGAAATTGATAAGATCCAAGATGAAGTAGTTGAGGATGATAAGCACAATGAGAAAGTGTGTTTGACCAGG AGTTTGGATTCTTTTAGCTCAGACTCACCCTTTTCAG AGCCTCTTGATATTGGAAACTGGTTCTCCAGCTATGCATACGAGTCTTATGTGCCGGATACGTATAGCATGACTAAGGATGTTGTTTCAGAAGCGAGTGAGTGTGAGAAGGAAAGGCTTGATTTAGAAGTCATAAATGAAGATGAAGACAGGTCTCAGAATGATCATCCAAAAGCATGTTTTCCACATCATAGCCCTTCTGATGAAAACAAAAGGATAGAAGAGGCTTCTAGGAGG GGTGACAATGGTAGTGCAGTTGAAAAAAGTTTAGCTACTACATGCACTTCCCATTTGGAAAATGTTTTGCAGCCATGTATACAGGATAAGACATTGAAACATCATTCTAATCCAAAGGAGTATGGGGAAACAATAAGGATGAATCATGGAAGTGTTAATTGTAGCCGAGAAGCGCAGATAGTGCCATTAGATGTCAAGAAAACTTCAGGCTATAGAATTCAAGAAATGATACAAAATAATGATATCAGAGAAGGAAAATCAGAAGCTAAGATCCAACATGGCACGGTTGATGTGAGCATAAGTTTATGTAAAAGATCCTCAGGAACGAGTTCAACTTGtacaagaaataaagaaaatgatGGATTTATTTCAACAGGGAAGGACAAATGTGCCAAACCAAATGGTGAAAATTCTTGGAAGAAACCAGAAATAGTATCACTACAATGTTCAACAAAAACAGGAACAGTTCCATTGGCCTGTGAAAAGCAAGCTGTCAAAAAGAGAAAGGCATTAACAGATGTAACAAATGTTCAACAATCCAATGTCATTGAGATTACAGGGAAATGGAAATGCCCTCAAAAGGGTAAACCGTATGTTGGGCCTGCTCTGAAGCAACTTAGGCTTGAGAAATGGGTTCATAGAGTTTTATAA